The Octadecabacter arcticus 238 genome contains a region encoding:
- a CDS encoding bifunctional DNA primase/polymerase, which yields MVDAWTSLKNKFGRQVDLKYIFPGLFSDQDTGLANSGTSGGADQKKPITANGHKDATNDLDQVKKWWTETPTANIGLACAASGIVVVDPDTYKPTFAWDQFRVEKGIDVIKTLTQRSARGGWHYIFAAQADTKYPGSLAVEVDVKHKGYIMLAPSKFEGKVYAWHNDDDIADAPDWIKAKAPVRNVATIAPQVDELTIADVSGPMFVEQARIDKALDAIPAAELDYGDWVKVGMGLCHETMGEESGLALWDQWSRQDPRYKGGDDLAKRWAKFTVGSDNPVTMRSIFEMAKARKPDYLLPDWAAGWVYNKALMEFHQLATGHSIKPGAFNAKFTRMPECYAAERTASMLVLRHMRTVANTMFWPCDDRIIGHRGLDYVNVFQRHDVTPVAPMTLDAELAVQTILEHAYSLVADPAEAELLLTFLAYVYQNPGKRVRWAIVLFGIQGNGKSFWVELMKRLMGHNAGEVAGTTVSQRFTGWAVNKLFIAIEEIRVPSDSKSSICSPANFRTRACVRCL from the coding sequence ATGGTAGATGCATGGACAAGCCTAAAAAATAAGTTTGGAAGGCAAGTAGACCTGAAGTATATCTTCCCCGGCCTTTTTTCCGATCAAGATACCGGTCTCGCAAACAGCGGTACTTCTGGAGGTGCCGACCAAAAAAAACCCATCACCGCGAATGGTCACAAAGACGCGACAAACGACCTTGATCAGGTCAAAAAGTGGTGGACGGAAACGCCAACTGCAAACATTGGGCTTGCCTGCGCTGCGTCTGGCATAGTCGTGGTGGACCCCGACACCTACAAGCCAACGTTCGCTTGGGATCAATTCCGCGTGGAAAAAGGCATTGATGTAATCAAGACATTAACGCAACGGTCGGCGCGTGGCGGGTGGCATTACATCTTTGCGGCACAAGCTGATACCAAGTATCCCGGCAGCTTAGCGGTTGAAGTTGATGTAAAACACAAAGGCTACATCATGCTTGCGCCCTCTAAATTCGAGGGCAAGGTGTATGCATGGCATAACGACGATGACATTGCAGACGCGCCGGACTGGATCAAGGCAAAGGCACCTGTCCGCAATGTTGCCACGATAGCGCCGCAGGTCGATGAACTTACGATTGCCGATGTGTCCGGGCCTATGTTTGTTGAACAGGCGCGGATCGACAAGGCGCTTGATGCGATACCCGCCGCTGAATTGGATTATGGCGATTGGGTGAAGGTTGGCATGGGCTTGTGTCATGAGACTATGGGCGAGGAAAGCGGCTTGGCGCTTTGGGATCAATGGTCGCGACAGGATCCGCGTTATAAAGGCGGCGATGATCTGGCGAAGCGTTGGGCCAAATTCACGGTGGGATCAGATAACCCCGTCACTATGCGGTCCATCTTTGAAATGGCGAAGGCCAGAAAGCCGGATTACCTGTTGCCGGACTGGGCGGCGGGATGGGTTTATAATAAAGCCCTGATGGAGTTTCACCAGCTTGCGACTGGCCATTCAATTAAGCCCGGCGCATTCAATGCCAAATTTACGCGAATGCCGGAGTGCTACGCCGCAGAACGCACCGCGTCCATGCTTGTGTTGCGGCATATGCGGACCGTTGCAAATACCATGTTCTGGCCGTGTGATGATCGGATCATTGGGCATCGCGGGCTAGATTATGTGAACGTCTTTCAGCGGCATGACGTTACGCCTGTTGCGCCGATGACGCTGGACGCTGAATTGGCCGTGCAGACAATTTTAGAACATGCCTATTCACTTGTGGCTGATCCCGCCGAAGCCGAACTGCTGCTAACGTTCCTTGCTTACGTTTACCAGAACCCCGGTAAGCGAGTCAGGTGGGCCATTGTGCTGTTCGGTATTCAAGGCAACGGCAAATCGTTCTGGGTTGAACTGATGAAGCGGTTGATGGGTCACAACGCGGGTGAGGTAGCAGGCACGACAGTTTCACAGCGGTTTACAGGCTGGGCGGTGAACAAGCTGTTTATCGCTATCGAGGAAATCCGCGTCCCGTCTGATAGCAAATCTTCGATCTGTTCACCCGCAAACTTCAGGACAAGGGCCTGCGTCCGCTGCTTATGA
- a CDS encoding IS3 family transposase (programmed frameshift) — MVMPSQSPLSPDAGSGAVLAPTSPPRVVNAPLAPTAELTSIPKRRNFTAKYKLRILDETDQVADTGGVSAILRREGLYSSALTDWRRARAAGTLGALQPMRRGPQKAPANPLQAELAKANREVTALRRRLDQAEAIIAIQKKVVGLLDEMGADARAQRQIMMAVAIALPTGSGLTSAVCAALSLSRASVLRQRAALTAPPRTRPPRAASSRALPERERDQVLHHLREPRFADQTPTEVFATLLDEGTYLCSIRTMYRILAAQGEVGERRRQSTHPVYQKPELLAEAPNQVWSWDITKLRGPVKWSYFYLYVILDIFSRRVVGWRVEHAESASQFKELFIDAMEKHEVPRDQLTLHADRGGPMKAKTTALMLVDLGVLKSHSRPHTSNDNPFSEAHFKTLKYQPEFPKNFETIEQARAFCRRFFAWYNQDHHNAGIGLMTPDQIHFGQAQEIYTARQATLDAAFLATPERFVHKPPKPPQIPTAVWINPPKPTEETQA; from the exons ATGGTTATGCCTTCACAATCACCACTTTCGCCAGATGCTGGATCTGGAGCCGTTTTGGCCCCGACGTCGCCTCCCCGCGTTGTTAATGCGCCGTTGGCTCCCACAGCGGAACTGACGAGCATCCCGAAGCGACGCAACTTCACAGCCAAATACAAACTGCGCATTCTGGATGAGACGGACCAAGTGGCAGACACTGGCGGGGTTTCCGCCATTCTACGGCGGGAGGGGCTTTATTCCTCTGCACTGACCGATTGGCGCCGTGCGCGGGCGGCCGGCACATTGGGTGCATTGCAGCCAATGCGCCGTGGCCCACAAAAGGCACCTGCCAATCCATTGCAAGCTGAGCTGGCCAAGGCCAACCGTGAGGTGACAGCCTTGCGGCGCCGTCTGGATCAGGCGGAAGCCATCATTGCCATCCAAAAAAAAGTGGTGGGACTTCTGGACGAGATGG GAGCAGACGCAAGAGCGCAGCGGCAAATCATGATGGCCGTCGCGATTGCATTGCCCACCGGCAGCGGCTTGACCTCGGCTGTCTGCGCCGCGCTATCATTATCGCGCGCGAGCGTTCTTCGACAGCGTGCGGCGCTGACGGCACCACCACGCACACGCCCACCGCGCGCAGCGTCTTCGCGGGCTCTGCCGGAAAGGGAAAGAGACCAGGTATTGCACCACCTGCGCGAACCCCGCTTTGCGGATCAGACGCCCACAGAGGTCTTTGCCACCTTGCTGGATGAAGGCACCTATCTGTGTTCAATCCGCACGATGTATCGGATATTGGCCGCGCAGGGCGAAGTTGGCGAACGCCGCCGACAGAGCACACATCCCGTCTATCAAAAGCCTGAACTTCTAGCTGAAGCCCCCAATCAGGTCTGGTCTTGGGACATCACCAAGCTGAGGGGCCCGGTGAAATGGTCCTACTTCTATCTCTATGTCATCCTCGACATCTTCAGCCGCCGCGTTGTTGGCTGGCGCGTCGAGCACGCGGAGAGCGCCAGCCAGTTCAAAGAGCTGTTCATCGACGCGATGGAAAAACACGAGGTCCCACGCGATCAGCTGACATTGCATGCAGATCGCGGTGGGCCCATGAAGGCAAAGACGACAGCCCTGATGCTGGTTGATCTTGGTGTGCTCAAGTCCCACAGTCGGCCCCACACCTCAAACGACAACCCGTTCTCCGAAGCCCACTTCAAAACACTGAAATATCAGCCAGAGTTCCCCAAGAACTTTGAAACCATCGAGCAGGCTCGCGCATTCTGCCGCAGGTTCTTTGCATGGTATAACCAAGACCATCATAACGCCGGGATTGGTCTGATGACGCCCGACCAAATCCATTTTGGGCAGGCCCAAGAAATCTACACCGCGCGACAAGCAACACTAGACGCGGCATTCCTCGCCACGCCCGAACGCTTCGTACACAAACCACCAAAACCGCCTCAAATCCCGACCGCCGTCTGGATCAACCCACCAAAACCAACCGAAGAAACCCAAGCCTAA
- a CDS encoding ISL3 family transposase yields MTIDISQHILRLKGQRVNEIELAEDCAKVIVQCSRDARRSAIDPATGKKGSINQHIRRQVNDIPFFGYPCVIEIELAQVFISKGERRIEACPFVDKGCRFTHRFCHLISGLCRHLSILAVSRHLGIRWETVKNIDKAYLMETLPALDLAQLAGLEYIGVDEVARAKGHDYMTVVYDMVGGHLIWVEAGRTAEVFSRFLKQLRPDTAHKIKAVSMDMGPAYQKAVRESLPMADIVFDRFHVMKNYSKAIHNQRRLEFRKADPSGKELMKGTHYLLLKNADKLNEKQSNKLQTLLESNSNLNTLYVLKEQLQALWSAPSFEGMSEQLENWCLIADQSHMLYLKKFAKSLRKHCVGICNYAKHKLTSARIEAGNVSIGMIRKRARGIRDTEYFKLKIRQSSIPDNQSMFYLKS; encoded by the coding sequence ATGACCATCGACATCTCGCAACATATTTTACGCCTGAAGGGGCAACGTGTAAATGAAATTGAGCTGGCTGAAGACTGTGCGAAGGTTATTGTTCAGTGCAGTCGGGATGCCCGCAGGAGCGCTATAGACCCTGCAACCGGCAAGAAGGGTAGCATCAACCAACATATTCGCCGACAAGTAAACGACATCCCGTTTTTTGGGTATCCTTGTGTGATTGAGATTGAGCTAGCGCAGGTTTTTATTAGCAAGGGTGAGCGCCGCATTGAGGCGTGTCCTTTTGTTGATAAAGGGTGCCGTTTCACCCATCGATTTTGCCATCTTATCAGTGGATTGTGCCGTCATTTATCCATTCTGGCTGTCTCCAGGCATTTAGGTATACGATGGGAGACGGTAAAGAATATCGACAAGGCATACCTGATGGAAACGCTCCCTGCGCTTGATCTCGCACAGCTTGCTGGCTTGGAATACATTGGTGTCGATGAAGTGGCCCGGGCGAAAGGTCATGACTATATGACGGTGGTCTACGATATGGTCGGAGGGCATCTGATCTGGGTGGAAGCCGGTCGAACTGCCGAAGTTTTTTCAAGGTTTTTGAAACAGCTGCGGCCAGATACAGCCCATAAAATAAAGGCCGTGTCGATGGATATGGGGCCTGCCTACCAAAAGGCTGTCAGGGAGTCCTTGCCGATGGCCGACATCGTATTTGACCGTTTCCACGTCATGAAAAACTACAGCAAGGCTATCCATAATCAGCGTCGCCTTGAGTTCAGGAAGGCCGATCCAAGTGGTAAAGAGTTGATGAAGGGCACGCATTATCTGTTGCTCAAAAATGCGGATAAGTTGAATGAAAAACAAAGTAACAAGCTGCAAACGTTGCTGGAGAGCAATAGCAACCTGAATACGCTTTACGTCTTAAAAGAACAGCTTCAGGCTCTGTGGAGCGCCCCATCATTTGAGGGGATGTCAGAGCAACTGGAAAATTGGTGCCTGATCGCAGATCAGTCACACATGCTCTATCTGAAAAAGTTCGCAAAATCCCTAAGAAAACATTGTGTGGGCATATGCAACTACGCGAAACACAAGCTGACAAGCGCCAGGATAGAGGCTGGTAATGTCAGTATAGGAATGATCCGCAAACGAGCCAGGGGCATCAGGGATACCGAATACTTCAAACTCAAAATTAGACAATCATCCATCCCAGATAATCAATCTATGTTCTATTTGAAATCCTAG
- a CDS encoding S9 family peptidase, protein MRRSFKALPDFPVADLRPLTTQVHGVDLHDDYGWLRAPNWQEAMREPDKLPVDIAAYLNAENAYYETAMADTIDLQDQLVKEMRGRIKEDDSSVAHKNGPYAYSTRFDDGAEYPIFIRTPQAGGKDQVVLNVNTQAAIHDYFDLGQTAISPDHKVLAWAADVNGSEFYRLSFRVVENGTDLDYHIADVGSVAWADGQTLFYVRADTNHKYNKVFRHTLGSDPADDVLVFSEDDARYDVDVYRQRSGAFVTILTGMNDENEISVIPTSDPTAAPVVIEPRTQGLEYDIDHQGDAFIIHTNADGAIDFKVMTAPVSAPSRANWVDLIAHEDGCRIVSTIVHKDWLIWIERRNALPRICYVARGQPIEVARVIAFDEQAYSLSGDPGLEYDTDMFRFTYTSPTTPSQVFDYDLSSGHQVLRKTQEIPSGHDPLDYVTVRTMAQSHDGAQVPVTILYHKDTPLNGAAPCLLYGYGSYGMSMPASFSSGRLSLVNRGFIYVIAHVRGGEEMGRNWYETSKFSGKPNTFHDFIAVAQHLIAERYTAPAQIVIQGGSAGGLLVGAALNMRPDLWAGAIADVPFVDVLTTILDETLPLTPGEWSQWGNPIASQQAFEDIHAYSPYDNVTPQDYPPILVTAGVSDPRVTYWEPAKWVARLRATKTDDNILMLRTNMTSGHFGKSGRFAALEDAARSYAFALKVTGR, encoded by the coding sequence ATGCGCCGCTCATTTAAAGCCCTGCCAGACTTCCCCGTTGCAGACCTCCGCCCGTTGACAACACAGGTTCACGGCGTCGATCTGCACGATGATTACGGCTGGCTGCGCGCGCCCAATTGGCAAGAGGCGATGCGGGAACCCGACAAACTCCCCGTCGACATTGCCGCGTATTTGAATGCCGAGAATGCCTATTATGAAACGGCAATGGCGGACACAATCGATCTTCAGGATCAACTGGTCAAAGAAATGCGCGGCCGCATCAAAGAAGATGACAGCAGCGTTGCACACAAAAACGGTCCCTATGCCTATAGCACCCGTTTCGATGATGGGGCCGAATACCCTATATTTATACGCACGCCGCAGGCCGGTGGCAAAGACCAGGTCGTGCTTAACGTCAACACACAGGCCGCAATCCACGACTACTTCGACCTCGGTCAGACAGCGATCTCGCCGGATCACAAGGTTCTGGCTTGGGCGGCGGACGTGAACGGCTCTGAATTCTATCGCCTGAGCTTTCGCGTTGTCGAGAACGGGACCGATCTGGACTACCATATCGCGGACGTGGGATCTGTCGCGTGGGCCGACGGGCAAACGCTGTTTTACGTGCGCGCAGATACAAACCACAAATACAACAAAGTGTTCCGCCACACATTGGGGAGCGATCCCGCAGACGATGTGCTGGTCTTTAGCGAAGATGACGCCCGCTATGACGTCGACGTCTATCGCCAGCGGTCCGGGGCTTTCGTCACCATTCTAACAGGCATGAACGACGAAAACGAAATCAGCGTTATTCCCACGTCTGATCCCACTGCCGCCCCCGTAGTTATCGAACCGCGCACCCAAGGTTTAGAGTATGACATCGACCATCAAGGTGACGCGTTTATCATCCACACAAACGCCGACGGCGCCATCGATTTCAAGGTTATGACGGCCCCTGTCTCGGCCCCGTCCCGTGCCAATTGGGTCGATCTGATCGCACATGAGGACGGGTGCCGCATCGTTTCCACGATCGTCCACAAAGATTGGTTGATCTGGATCGAGCGCCGCAATGCTCTGCCCCGCATCTGTTACGTCGCCAGAGGCCAGCCGATCGAGGTCGCGCGGGTCATCGCATTTGATGAACAAGCTTACAGCCTCAGCGGCGATCCCGGACTTGAATACGACACCGATATGTTCCGGTTCACATATACGTCGCCGACCACACCATCGCAGGTATTTGACTACGATTTGTCCAGCGGTCACCAGGTTTTGCGTAAGACGCAAGAAATTCCGTCCGGTCACGATCCACTGGATTACGTCACGGTGCGGACGATGGCCCAATCCCATGATGGCGCGCAGGTCCCAGTGACAATCCTGTATCACAAAGACACCCCGTTGAACGGGGCAGCACCCTGCCTGCTTTACGGCTACGGATCTTATGGGATGAGCATGCCTGCCTCGTTCTCAAGCGGCCGTCTATCGCTGGTGAATCGTGGCTTTATCTACGTCATCGCCCACGTGCGCGGCGGCGAGGAAATGGGCCGGAACTGGTATGAGACCTCCAAGTTTAGCGGCAAACCTAATACCTTTCATGACTTCATTGCAGTCGCTCAGCATTTGATCGCCGAACGCTATACCGCACCTGCACAGATCGTCATTCAAGGTGGGTCAGCTGGTGGCTTATTGGTGGGTGCTGCCTTAAACATGCGGCCTGACTTGTGGGCTGGCGCCATTGCGGATGTGCCCTTCGTTGATGTTTTAACAACGATTCTTGACGAAACCCTGCCCCTAACCCCCGGTGAATGGTCTCAATGGGGCAACCCGATCGCAAGCCAGCAGGCCTTTGAGGATATTCACGCCTATTCGCCTTATGATAACGTCACGCCGCAGGATTATCCTCCGATTCTTGTCACCGCGGGCGTGTCAGATCCGCGTGTGACCTATTGGGAACCAGCCAAGTGGGTGGCTCGTCTGCGCGCGACCAAAACGGACGATAATATACTAATGTTACGCACCAACATGACCTCTGGCCACTTCGGCAAATCAGGCCGCTTTGCAGCACTGGAAGATGCGGCGCGATCCTATGCCTTTGCGTTGAAGGTTACTGGTAGGTAA